The sequence CTGATGGCGGCAGTCCAGGTCCGGACAAATCCACCGCCATAGCAATGGCCAAACCCTAACAATTCatacaaaaaatacaataagTACGATTACACTTGTACATAAGAAATTAAACCCAAATAAGATACACACAGAAGAGGGTCCAGCCCTCTACTCGCGACTTGTGACAATAGAGCTTACTGGCCCAGCCTATTTGGGCCGGGTGACCCGCCCAAAGTGTTTTCGACAAAACAAATGGTCTCTCTTTGATCATTTGGTCTGTGGCTCAATTTTTCAGTGCTGCAAGATTGCATAGTATTTTCTTCCGGGAGAAAATTTACAATCTTTGGAAACATTCAGTAGTGGTAAGTTGCATAATTTAatggtttctttctttttgaatttgattgaatCGCCTCTGTCGCATCTGATGCAAATCTCGGTTACAAAGTTGTAATTTTTGCTTGTTCTAGTGGTGATAGCGAGTGTACTCTTGTGAATCATTGATgggttttttcaaaaatgtttacTGCTTTTACTAACATATTAGTTTCTGTGAGTTATTCATGGGTTTACTTTTTGGCTCAAATGGGTGTCAGAAAAGATTGGTTTATGGTTCATATTTAGTTTGATGCGCCTGCTTTTGGAGAAATGGTTGTGGAGAAcaaagggttttttttattcataatgtGAGTTTTTCAAACATTGGGGGTTATAGATTGTTAGAACATTTTGTTATTGAGTGTTGCGTTTTAGTGTGATCTAAAAGTATTATATGTTCCGTGGTTGTGGCAACATTGTTTGTTCCAATATGCATTGGTTtctgttttggattttcaaattatttatgaaatgttACTTTGCAACTGATTGTTGTTGACAGAATCATGGTATTAGTGGTGTTTCTGTTTTCTTTGGTTGTGAGAGTTTGAATGGTCTTTATGCTGTAGATGGAAAGGTAAGAATAATCACCAGGGATTGGTGGCTTGTTGCTGTCATTGGTAAAAACATGAATCTTTGCACTTAAGGCCATTTATCTTTGTTGTTCTATGGTGGTTTTCATTTACAACACTAACCTCAATTATGCATCTTCAATTGAACCAAATAGGTATGCGCTTGTTTATGCTGGTCCCTTCCTTTCTGGCCATGGTGGAATGAAACTTTTATTGCTAAAATTAGTCTGGTCTTTGTAGGTCCCCTTGTCTTGCCTGTGAGCTAAGTGAATGGTTTAATTCAGGTTTGGCCAGAAGCAAACCGCTGTACTTGATggaatatattttatatatatatatatatatatttttttttttttttgaaattttgaacattAATTGATTTTGTATTGGGGGTAGGCTGAATTGTGACTTCTATTCTATGGAAGGCATACCATGATGCAGGATTAACTTGTGGTACTGTTGATTTTTTGAGTCTTTATGGTATAGTATGTAATTAAAGATTGAATATTACCCTATCCGTGAGACACATTAACTGGAACAGATTGGGAAAATCAATACCTCTATGAACTGTGATGTCAAATGGTCAAATTTCATCATAAGAATGAGGAATTTGATTCTTATCATAAATGCTGgtgttattatatataatttgtacAAATTCATTGTTATTACTTGTCACAGGAAATCATACACCGTTCTTTTTGCACCTAATCTACACCTAATCTATATAGTCCTCATGAACCATACATCTTTAGTTTGATACTTAATATTATCATTCCACCCTTTGAAGTGTATGGCTAATAAATAATGACAATCAGGAGTATCGATGGAGAATGTTGCAATAGTGAAGGGAGACAAACTCATATTAAGGGGTTTGAAGTTCCATGGATATCATGGGGTGAAGCCAGAAGAAAGGAAGCTGGGTCAGAAATTCTTGGTGGATGTTGATGCCTGGTTGGACCTTCAGCCAGCTGGTAAATCTGATTGCTTGTCAGATACTGTTAGTTATACTGATATTTACCGGTAAgctaaaatttataatacctAGAAATGTGATATGTCATATGCGTTCTCACATTTTGAATGTTTGCTTTGATGGGCAAAAGTTCATCTTAATTTTCATGGATTCTTAAACCATCTTCTTAATGATTCCCAGTAAATGTGATAGTTTATGGCATAACTTGAGGCCGTATATGATTAATAGACATCTAATAATGCAAACCTACATAATGTAGGCATTTTAATACCAATGATAATAATTGTGttttttgatgaatcttttcgATGAATCTTTTCATTCTAAGAGCTATCCATATGTTATGTATGctccctttatttatttattttttcctgagTGTTATGTATGTTCTGTTTCATAAATGATCAAATTTGATGGTTTGAATCGGTGAAATGAAATGCAGAATAGTTAAAGAAGTTGTGGAAGGGCCTGCACACAATCTTCTAGAGTCAGTGGCTCAACTCATTGCATCTACCACTTTCACAAAGCACCCCCAGATATCTGCTGTTCGTGTAGTAGTTGGAAAGCCTCATGTTGCAGTTCCTGGTTCTGTTGACTACTTGGGCGTTGAGATTCTCAGATACAGAAGTGTAGAT is a genomic window of Quercus lobata isolate SW786 chromosome 2, ValleyOak3.0 Primary Assembly, whole genome shotgun sequence containing:
- the LOC115976736 gene encoding dihydroneopterin aldolase 2-like, encoding MENVAIVKGDKLILRGLKFHGYHGVKPEERKLGQKFLVDVDAWLDLQPAGKSDCLSDTVSYTDIYRIVKEVVEGPAHNLLESVAQLIASTTFTKHPQISAVRVVVGKPHVAVPGSVDYLGVEILRYRSVDASN